From a region of the Dictyostelium discoideum AX4 chromosome 2 chromosome, whole genome shotgun sequence genome:
- a CDS encoding hypothetical protein (Similar to Dictyostelium discoideum (Slime mold). coronin binding protein), with amino-acid sequence MYELVDIENENTLLKPGNIPHSVGTLIYNSKQPLAHGVIPNNSKTLNITEYDFNHILEKGVIPESVESVSLNHGYNNPITGSLPSSLKILEFGNEFNQILKPGDIPNSVEFLKLGDQINQPLFNIIPPNVTNLEFGFYFNQKLDNETIPPNVKTLKLGNDFDMCLLNSSIPKSVTSLAFNSITSLTFGAKFNQQLRSLPKLLKQLKFGTDFNQILLPGVLGDEIENLIFGNDFNQPLGILGRILPHSIKTLSISRNYTPIIHNSFSKISIIKN; translated from the exons ATGTATG aGTTGgttgatattgaaaatgaaaatactCTGTTAAAACCTGGTAATATTCCACATTCAGTAGGGactttaatttataattcaaaACAACCTCTTGCACATGGTGTGATTCCAAATAATAGTAAGACATTAAATATTACAGAATATGATTTCAATCATATATTGGAAAAAGGAGTAATACCAGAATCAGTTGAAAGTGTATCATTAAATCATGGATATAATAATCCAATAACTGGTTCACTCCCTTCCTCtttgaaaatattggaatttggaaatgaatttaaccaaattttaaaaccagGAGATATTCCCAACAgtgttgaatttttaaaattgggtgatcaaattaatcaaccattatttaatataattccCCCAAATGTAACAAATTTAGAATttggattttattttaatcaaaaattagaCAATGAAACAATTCCACCCAAtgtaaaaacattaaaactTGGTAATGATTTCGACATGTGTTTATTAAACTCTTCAATTCCAAAAAGTGTTACATCTCTAGCATTTA ATTCAATAACAAGTCTTACATTTGGTGCAAAAtttaatcaacaattaaGATCCCTtcctaaattattaaaacaattaaaatttggtaCTGATTTCAACCAAATATTACTACCTGGTGTACTtggtgatgaaattgaaaaccTTATCTTTGGAAATGATTTTAACCAACCACTTGGTATTTTAGGTCGAATATTACCTCATTCGATAAAGACTTT
- a CDS encoding hypothetical protein (Similar to Dictyostelium discoideum (Slime mold). coronin binding protein): MFKITKNINKLLIKQQKCFFTNHTQQVNKIHQILNNNSAKNKTLHLKEINENLNVDHNTYFNLSICLDDNEVVELKNGEKFNKKKLLLKSIDMEPNSNSYHNLAYLIDNNNNNNNNNNNNNNNNNNNNNNNNNNIIELLNGEKLNKKDLYLRSIDLNPNHSIAYNNLGNLLNNEKSIKLLDGTIMTRKQLYLKSIEIDPKFSKPYHNLANQLNSSNEVVTLSDGTKMNRRQLYLKSIDLQPNTSNSYFNLAEQLDTSVENSITLLNGKTMTDIELYLKSIDVNPNLKSTSYSFNNLANLLLSKQQQQKSEQQQQQGEIIITLLDGRKLNKKQLYCKAIELDNNNVEAYYNLAVSLKPDESILVGGKNVNKKDLYIKLLELEPNYDSTYYNLAIIMKPNELITLGNNKNISQKDLILKAIDLNPNQTLFYRFLFNLLSIDNNGNNDFSITLLNGKSLSKQELRILSKLNETNENQSQNNGLLSKLKKLFF; encoded by the coding sequence atgtttaaaataactaaaaatattaataaacttttaattaaacaacaaaaatgtttttttacaAATCATACACAACaagttaataaaattcatcaaattttaaataataacagtGCAAAGAATAAAACTTTACATTTAAAAGagattaatgaaaatttaaatgttgatCATAATacctattttaatttatcaatttgttTAGATGATAACGAAgttgttgaattaaaaaatggtgaaaaatttaataaaaagaaattattattaaaatcaattgatatgGAACCAAATTCAAACTCTTATCATAATTTAgcttatttaattgataataataataataataataataataataataataataataataataataataataataataataataataataataatataattgaattattaaatggtgaaaaattaaataaaaaagatttatatttaagatcaattgatttaaatccaaATCATTCAATAGCgtataataatttaggtaatttgttgaataatgagaaatcaattaaattattagatgGTACAATTATGACAAGAAAACAATTATATTTGAAATCGATTGAAATTGAtccaaaattttcaaaaccaTATCATAATTTagcaaatcaattaaatagttCAAATGAAGTGGTTACTCTATCGGATGGTACAAAAATGAATAGAAGACAATTATATTTGAAATCGATTGATCTTCAACCAAATACTTCAAAttcttattttaatttagcTGAACAATTAGATACATCAGTTGAGAATTCTATAACTTTATTAAATGGTAAAACAATGACTGATATTGAactatatttaaaatcaattgatgttAATCCAAATTTAAAGAGTACTTcttattcatttaataatttagcaaatttattattatcaaaacaacaacaacaaaaatcagaacaacaacaacaacaaggtgaaattataataactTTATTAGATGgtagaaaattaaataaaaaacaattatattgTAAAGCTATTGAAttggataataataatgttgaagCATATTATAATTTAGCAGTATCTTTAAAACCTGATGAATCAATTTTAGTTGGTggtaaaaatgtaaataaaaaggatttatatattaaattattagaattagaACCAAATTATGATTCAACTTATTATAATCTTGCAATTATAATGAAACCAAATGAACTAATCACTTtaggtaataataaaaatatatctcaaaaagatttaatattaaaagctATAGATTTAAATCCAAATCAAACTTTATTCTACAGATTTTTATTCAACTTATTATCTAtagataataatggtaataacgatttttcaataacattattaaatggaaaatctttatcaaaacaagaattaagaatactttcaaaattaaatgaaactaATGAAAATCAAAGTCAAAATAATGGATtactttcaaaattaaaaaaattatttttttaa
- a CDS encoding hypothetical protein (Similar to Homo sapiens (Human). protein KIAA1404) yields the protein MNNYKNIPAPDWKNEQVSSWLDAIGYSELIPTFRDLKVDGRKLLIEELKFSCVNKKNFNQLLSQLKEQSHQYIFQQKPIKSIQQQKKSNNNSDDNEMSSLGGFVYKPAINNNNNNNNNNNNNNKKRNNKDRNNKDRNNNTFEEDTETSYQNNYKNDFDPGMMDGFIGLKSVYDELKSSKKNSKILIERIEQNKTSFSMIFSKTNLTNQIIEWIIEIFSHKSVLEKLDHPLQMEFYGKIMKSALVSHNSNLQNYFKSKYDHPIQLFERAVKIFEKISDLFDIDSVEYTFKLVDTLKNSFTSLISNYNNYNINDIIKKKKPTNNNQNQHVQEDEENEKEKEKQKKKINYINQFFDRYKKLFDESNTPKCYKKLSIVPEPGELKRRLDENKLNKIKKGRYSSPYEYLETHFRLIREDIINPFRTALQSFNKGEIGPNLYTNVRVRGLTTSGFKIGYEFTFDYHHNIDWETFPKLLNGSLVALSCDNFQTVHFMIVSEREEKGGHKKVGLSPYQQPSVNDINLGNSNSNGLKFNKEFFDNIYVMIESPSFFISYENILLSLQRIDEDNLPFKDTLVYCNRKETETPPQYIKDNPVFDFKKIFNDEIELSNKGDDPSQVDIIKDGFPTQLGQLDPSQMVALEQTLGSSLSLIQGPPGTGKSFIGKKLFHIIHNKMKEDFGRSEASPILVLSHTNHALDQFTSGLLPITKNIIRVGTRSKDPALKDYTMKAKIKYGGLSHEGYRKISEITMQLRDSLKRLVEPFGFEDLQLVTNDEEDYESAFEHEKQYQLWINPIRGEIENIKKELKEENHFENALSHQSNYKLKRPEKRVIKFSEDQELEQSEDDIFINDSIDIDNENNYKIDKDILRNQLLERKKEMKTFESKGDFSFSKNKRNQPKKYFNEIGNCLKFLEYNDVPMRGERKKNIKKINSLGEKEKIKLYRYWCKIKVEKCLELIEKLFEEFHIQTQNIKKAVSDDQRELLQGAEVISATITGASRMKQLFESLKIKVLIIEECALTLEGQITACLPSSIQHCILIGDHKQLKPICTDHTLLTKFNLNISIFERIVENKGRCSTLATQRRMVPSISQFVVPVYPNLQNHSSVVEKERINSADGYRSIVRGVLYNVYFFDHSNRESRAQEPHINSKSNAFEARLITSFANYLLDQNYEPERITILAPYAGQLLEINDAINEKMKHSSNVPPQGQTHPLQRILVRTVDQYQGEENDIIIISSVRNNERNVAGFLSLTNRINVMLSRAREGLFIFGNRELLERSREDAGIWKNMFPKLEENNQVGKTLPLVCENHRKGITHIRDEKDFIQYAKDGGCSKPCAFLLDCGHTCSKKCHPLQTNHNFNCNKPCLKQLDCGHLCQLECCKICRCEVDIDKTHPRCGHSVKTPCYRVLNPFDRCCEPCSKLNDKGLKCLKKCSDLCEFKPYQTIQSKPTNNNYYQQQQHQQQLYQQQQQRQPQQQQKQQQQQPNHYKPPEFYQQQPEFFKQQLQQLSLQHDQQLEQELLQQPQPYHSFSQSQQNKPKPGNNNNNNNHNNNNYNKNNNKNKNNNKNNNNGNKNVNNHNKNNNNNNRNNNVDKYGFGDDFFGDQSTSQFHSSTDDLEIQVVGGFSYVPGSFSDNNNNSSNSHKKNNRNGYK from the exons atgaataattataaaaatataccTGCACCAGATTGGAAAAATGAACAAGTATCTAGTTGGTTAGACGCAATTGGATATTCAGAATTGATTCCAACATTTAGAGATTTAAAG gtTGATGGcagaaaattattaatagaagaattaaaatttagttgtgtaaataaaaaaaattttaatcaacTCCTTTCTCAATTAAAAGAGCAATCACACCAATATATATTTCaacaaaaaccaataaaatcaatacaacaacaaaaaaaatcaaataataattccgatgataatgaaatgaGTAGTTTGGGTGGTTTTGTATATAAACCAGCaattaacaataacaataataataataataataataataataataataaaaaaagaaataataaagatagaAATAATAAGGATAGAAATAACAATACTTTTGAAGAAGATACTGAAACAAGTTaccaaaataattataaaaatgattttgatcCAGGAATGATGGATGGTTTTATTGGGTTAAAGAGTGTATatgatgaattaaaatcaagTAAAAAGAAtagtaaaattttaattgaaagaattgaacaaaacaaaacatcattttcaatgattttttCAAAGACCAATTTAACCAATCAAATCATTGAGTGGATTATAGAGATCTTTTCACACAAGTCAGTATTGGAGAAATTAGATCACCCATTACAAATGGAATTCTATGGTAAAATTATGAAATCAGCATTAGTTTCCCATAATTCAAATCTTCAGAATtactttaaatcaaaatatgaTCATCCAATTCAATTGTTTGAAAGGGCcgttaaaatatttgaaaagatTTCAGATTTATTCGATATTGATTCAGTAGAATATACATTTAAGTTGGTTGATACCTTAAAAAACTCATTCACAAGTTTAATtagtaattataataactataatattaatgatattataaagaaaaagaaaccaaccaataataatcaaaatcaacatgttcaagaagatgaagaaaatgaaaaagaaaaagaaaaacaaaaaaaaaaaatcaattatattaatcaatttttcGATAGATATAAGAAACTATTCGATGAATCAAATACACCAAAatgttataaaaaattatcaatcgTACCAGAACCAGGTGAATTAAAAAGAAGATTAGAtgaaaacaaattaaataaaattaaaaaaggtcGTTATAGTTCACCATATGAATATTTAGAAACTCATTTTCGTTTAATTAGAGAAGATATTATTAATCCATTTCGTACTGCTTTacaatcttttaataaaggTGAAATTGGTCCAAATTTATATACAAATGTTAGAGTTAGag gtttAACAACATCaggatttaaaattggttatGAATTTACATTTGATTATCATCATAATATTGATTGGGAAACAtttccaaaattattaaatggatCATTAGTAGCATTAAGTTGTGATAATTTTCAAACGGTACATTTTATGATTGTTTCAGAGAGAGAAGAAAAAGGTGGTCATAAAAAGGTTGGTTTATCACCATATCAACAGCCAAGTGTAAACGATATAAATTTGGGCAATTCAAATAGTAatggtttaaaatttaataaggaattttttgataatatttatGTTATGATTGAATCACCATCCTTTTTTATATCctatgaaaatattttattatcattgcaAAGAATTGATGAGGATAATTTACCATTCAAGGATACATTGGTTTATTGTAATAGAAAGGAGACTGAGACACCACCACAATATATTAAGGATAATCCAgtgtttgattttaaaaagatattcaatgatgaaattgaactTTCAAACAAAGGTGATGATCCATCTCAAGTTGATATAATAAAAGATGGTTTTCCAACTCAATTGGGTCAATTAGATCCTTCACAAATGGTAGCGCTTGAACAAACACTTGGTTCATCGTTAAGTTTAATTCAAGGTCCACCAGGTACTGGTAAGTCTTTTATAGGTAAAAAGTTGTTTCATATAATACATAACAAAATGAAAGAGGATTTCGGTAGATCAGAGGCTAGTCCGATTCTAGTGCTTAGTCATACCAATCATGCCTTGGATCAGTTTACAAGTGGTCTATTACCAATTACAAAGAATATTATTAGAGTTGGTACAAGATCAAAAGATCCAGCATTAAAAGATTACACAATGAAagccaaaattaaatatggtGGACTTTCTCATGAAGGCTATAGAAAGATCTCTGAAATCACAATGCAACTTAGAGATTCATTAAAAAGATTAGTTGAACCATTTGGATTTGAAGATTTACAATTAGTTAccaatgatgaagaagattaTGAATCAGCATTTGAACATGAGAAACAATACCAACTTTGGATTAATCCAATTAGaggtgaaattgaaaatattaaaaaggaATTGAAAGAAGAGAATCATTTCGAGAATGCATTATCTCATCAATCAAATTATAAACTTAAAAGACCAGAGAAAAGggtaattaaattttcagaGGATCAAGAATTAGAACAATCAGAGGATGATATATTTAtcaatgattcaattgatatCGATAATgaaaacaattataaaatcGATAAGGATATTCTTAGAAATCAACTAttggaaagaaaaaaagagatgAAAACATTTGAAAGTAAAGGTGATTTCTCCTTCTCAAAgaataaaagaaatcaaccaaagaaatatttcaatgaaattggtaattgtttgaaatttttagaaTATAATGATGTACCAATGAGAGgtgaaagaaaaaagaatataaagaaaattaaCTCACTtggagaaaaagaaaaaattaaactctATAGATATTGgtgtaaaattaaagttgaaaaaTGTTTAGAGTTAATTGAGAAACTTTTTGAAGAATTTCATATTCAAActcaaaatattaaaaaagcaGTCTCTGATGATCAAAGAGAACTCTTGCAAGGTGCTGAAGTTATCTCTGCCACTATCACTGGTGCTTCAAGAATGAAACAATTGTTTGAATCATTAAAGATTAAAGTTTTGATTATTGAAGAATGTGCATTGACATTGGAGGGTCAAATCACTGCTTGTTTACCATCAAGTATTCAACATTgtattttaattggtgatcATAAACAATTGAAACCAATTTGTACTGATCATACTTTGTTAactaaattcaatttaaatatttcaatctTTGAACGTATTGTAGAGAATAAAGGTAGATGTTCAACATTGGCAACTCAACGTAGAATGGTACCAAGTATTTCACAATTTGTTGTACCAGTTTACccaaatttacaaaatcatAGTAGTGTTGTTGAAAAAGAGAGAATTAATTCAGCCGATGGTTATAGATCAATTGTTCGTGGTGTTCTTTATAATGTCTATTTCTTTGATCATTCTAATAGGGAAAGCCGTGCTCAAGAACCACATATCAATAGTAAATCCAATGCTTTTGAGGCTAGGTTAATCACAAGCTTTGCAAATTATCTATTGGATCAAAATTATGAACCAGAGAGAATTACAATTTTAGCTCCATACGCTGGTCAACTCTTGGAGATAAATGATGCTATcaatgaaaaaatgaaacatTCTTCAAATGTCCCACCTCAAGGTCAAACTCACCCACTACAACGTATTTTAGTTAGAACTGTAGATCAATATCAAGGTGAAGAGAAtgatattatcatcatttctTCGGTTAGAAATAATGAAAGAAATGTCGCAGGTTTCCTTTCATTAACAAATCGTATCAATGTTATGCTTTCAAGAGCGAGAGAAGGTTTATTCATTTTTGGTAATAGAGAATTACTTGAAAGATCAAGAGAGGATGCTGGAATTTGGAAAAATATGTTTCCAAAACTtgaagaaaataatcaaGTCGGTAAAACTTTACCATTGGTTTGTGAAAATCATAGAAAAGGTATCACTCATATTCGTGATGAAAAAGATTTCATTCAATATGCAAAAGATGGTGGTTGTAGTAAGCCTTGTGCCTTTTTATTGGATTGTGGTCATACTTGCTCAAAGAAATGTCATCCACTTCAAACTAAtcataatttcaattgtaacAAACCTTGTTTAAAACAATTGGATTGTGGTCATCTTTGTCAATTGGAATGTTGTAAAATTTGTCGTTGTGAGGTTGATATCGATAAAACTCATCCACGTTGTGGTCATTCTGTTAAAACTCCTTGTTATAGAGTATTAAATCCTTTTGATAGATGTTGTGAACCttgttcaaaattaaatgataaaggtctaaaatgtttaaaaaaatgttcAGATCTTTGTGAATTCAAACCATATCAAACTATTcaatcaaaaccaacaaataataattattatcaacaacaacaacaccaacaacaattatatcaacaacaacaacaacgacaaccacaacaacaacaaaaacaacaacaacaacaaccaaatcaTTATAAACCACCAGAGttttaccaacaacaaccagaGTTTTtcaaacaacaattacaacaattaaGTTTACAACATGATCAACAATTAGAACAGGAGTtattacaacaaccacaaccctATCACTCATTttcacaatcacaacaaaataaaccaaaaccaggtaataacaacaataataataatcataataataataattataataaaaataataataaaaataaaaacaataataaaaataataacaatggtaataagaatgtaaataatcataataaaaataataataataataatagaaacaATAATGTAGATAAATATGGTTTTGGTGATGATTTTTTTGGTGATCAATCAACCTCTCAATTTCATTCTTCAACTGATGATTTAGAAATTCAAGTAGTTGGTGGTTTTTCATATGTTCCAGGTTCATTttctgataataataataatagtagtaatagtcaTAAAAAGAACAACCGTAAtggatataaataa
- the abcG12 gene encoding ABC transporter G family protein, which yields MELQTIPNNISLANGDSKGVQLTFKNIVYKVDNKKYKKLVKKQEKAKKKNDTESSTGDMNTGVSTTIEKELTILNNVSGVIEKGELVALMGPSGSGKSTLLDILAQRKSTGKITGQLLVNGKEIGEAYKKYCSYVTQEDVLLQTSTVFETLKFYADLKLPGVSEIEKIKRVEQIIEDIGLTKRTHSKIGGVLPGGILMKGLSGGEKRRVSIGCGLVTNPSLIFLDEPTSGLDSVAALQIMKTLLNLTLKGVTVICSIHQPRPEIFALFNKVMVIIKGKMIYSGSNILEYFESLGYPCPNNTNPADFCLDSAVEIGEGERYTEICNQWQKIWENELLNEIEYPPVNVEKPKTASWGYQYWILLGRTWKDFLRNQGNFVARVGTAVVTGLLFGVCFAGLKETEADVQKILGTIFFLITGLNLTPFAVISLFLSGRTLFNAERASKIYHSFPYYMAMVTVETLIVFLVALINAAICYLFAHLRWTAGHFFFAIMVYFFVHLLSDFMISTIANLTGTSDMTFAYGSGLSVIYMLFAGFYVPTNELPKSFGWLHWVNPLFYSFVSLVVNQFEDLPLECTRPNIPVGNSTIQIPCQFSNGNQVIEYYGIDDWTRGSSFGVVVAWTVFFFWTSYLALHFLNKEKR from the exons atggaATTACAAACTATTCCAAATAATATTAGCCTTGCTAATGGAGATAGTAAAGGTGTTCAActaacatttaaaaatattgtttataaggttgataataaaaagtataaaaaattagttaaaaaacaagaaaaagctaaaaaaaagaatgacaCTGAAAGTTCCACTGGTGATATGAATACTGGtgtatcaacaacaatcgaaaaagaattaacaattttaaataatgttagTGGTGTTATTGAAAAAGGTGAATTAG ttGCATTGATGGGACCATCAGGTTCAGGTAAATCAACTTTATTGGATATTTTAGCACAACGTAAATCAACTGGTAAAATAACTGGTCAATTATTAGTTAATGGTAAAGAAATTGGTGAAGCTTACAAAAAg taTTGTAGTTATGTTACACAAGAAGATGTTTTATTACAAACTTCAACTGTATTTGaaacattaaaattttatgcTGATTTAAAACTTCCAGGTGTTtctgaaattgaaaaaattaaaagagttGAACAAATTATTGAAGATATTGGTTTAACAAAGAGAACTCATTCAAAGATTGGTGGTGTTTTACCAGGTGGTATTTTAATGAAAGGTTTATCAGGTGGTGAAAAACGTAGA gtTAGTATTGGTTGTGGTTTAGTTACAAATCCaagtttaatatttttagatgAACCAACAAGTGGTTTAGATTCAGTTGCAGCATTACAAATTATGaaaacattattaaatttaacattAAAAGGTGTTACAGTAATTTGTAGTATCCATCAACCACGTCCTGAAATTTTtgcattatttaataaagtaaTGGTAATTATTAAAGGTAAAATGATTTATAGTGGTAGTAATATTTTGGAATATTTTGAATCATTAGGTTATCCATGtccaaataatacaaatccAGCAGATTTTTGTTTAGATTCAGCAGTTGAAATTGGTGAAGGTGAACGTTATACTGAAATTTGTAATCAATGGCAAAAGATTTGGGAGAATGAATTATTGAATGAGATTGAATATCCACCAGTGAATGTAGAGAAACCAAAAACTGCATCATGGGGATACCAATATTGGATTCTATTAGGTAGAACATGGAAAGATTTCCTACGTAACCAAGGTAATTTCGTAGCAAGAGTTGGTACCGCAGTGGTTACtggtttattatttggtgttTGTTTTGCAGGTTTAAAAGAGACTGAAGCTGATGTTCAAAAGATTTTAGGtacaattttctttttaattactggtttaaatttaacaCCTTTCGCAGTGATTTCATTATTCCTTTCTGGTAGAACTCTTTTCAACGCCGAGAGAGCTTCTAAAATTTACCATTCTTTCCCATACTATATGGCGATGGTAACTGTGGAAActttaattgtatttttgGTCGCATTGATTAATGCAGCAATTTGTTATTTATTCGCTCATTTACGTTGGACTGCTGGTCACTTTTTCTTTGCAATTATGGTTTATTTCTTTGTTCATTTACTCTCTGATTTTATGATTTCAACAATTGCTAATTTAACTGGTACTAGTGATATGACTTTTGCTTATGGAA gtGGGCTTTCTGTAATTTATATGTTATTTGCAGGTTTTTACGTGCCAACAAATGAATTACCAAAATCATTTGGTTGGTTACATTGGGTTAATCcacttttttattcatttgttTCTCTTGTTGTAAATCAATTTGAAGATTTACCTTTAGAATGTACAAGACCAAATATCCCGGTTGGAAATTCTACTATTCAAATACCATGTCAATTTAGTAATGGAAATCAAGTTATTGAATATTATGGTATAGATGATTGGACAAGAGGTAGTTcatttggtgttgttgttgcatggactgttttctttttctgGACTTCATACCTTGCATTACACTTTTTAAACAAAGAAaagagataa